The Chloroflexota bacterium region GTCGTGTGGGTGCCTGGTCCGCAGGAGGATTCCTGATGATTCGCCCCCTTTTCCCCCCTTTTTGTTGTAAACGTATTTCAGGACTTGACACTTCGCCTCCTCTCGCTGGTGTGACCGCCTCTTCGGGGGAGAAATGGGGGATACCTGTGCCTCATATATTTTGCTAATGTATTTCATAGTCCCCTCTTACGTTTTTCGCCTATGATAAGTGGCGACGTAAACGAGAGCGTGAGAAGTCGCTTGTCCTCGGTCATACGAGGTTGTGAAGTGGAGGAGGCATTATGCGTTTTGATCGATTTACCCAGAGGGCTCAAGAGGCCGTTCTAGAGGCCCAGAATCTGGCCCAGGAATATGGACATCCGCAGATCGAGCCGGAGCACCTGCTGAAGGCGTTGATCGAGCAGGAGGGCGGCGTGGTGCCGTCCGTGCTGAATCGGATCGGCGTGGATCCGCAGCTGGTCCTGCAGAGCGTGGAGCAGGCGCTGGCGGCGAAGCCGCGCGCGACCGGGGCGGCCGTGCAGATCGGCATGAGCCGGGAGCTGGCCGAGATCCTGGAGGAGGCGGAGGACATCGCCCAGAACATGCGGGACGAGTACACGTCCACGGAGCATTTGCTGATGGCGATGGCCCAGCCCAAGGCGGGCGCGGTGCGGGAGCTGCTGGCGCGACACGGCGTTGATTACAACGCCATCATGCAGGCGCTGGCCAGCGTGCGCGGCTCGCAGCGGGTGACCAGCCCCAACCCCGAGGCTCAGTATGAGGCGCTGGCCAAGTACGGCCGTGACCTGACCGACGAGGCCCGCAAGGGTAAGTTGGACCCGGTGATCGGCCGGGATGAGGAGATTCGCCGCGTCATCCAGATCCTGAGCCGGCGCACCAAGAACAACCCGGTGCTCATCGGCGAGCCGGGCGTCGGCAAGACGGCCATCGTCGAGGGGCTGGCGCAGCGGATCGTGCGGGGTGATGTCCCGACGACGCTGCGGGATAAGCGCATCGTCCAGTTGGACCTGGGCGCGCTGGTGGCCGGCGCTAAGTACCGTGGCGAGTTCGAGGAGCGGCTCAAGGCGGTGCTCAAGGAGATCCAGAGCGCCGAGGGCCAGATCATCCTGTTCATCGACGAGATGCATACGTTGGTGGGCGCCGGCGCAGCCGAGGGCGCCATGGACGCCAGCAACATGTTGAAGCCCATGCTGGCCCGCGGCGAGCTGCACGCCATCGGTGCCACCACGCTGGACGAGTACCGCAAGCATATCGAGAAGGACCCGGCGCTGGAGCGGCGCTTCCAGCCGGTGTTCGTCGATGAGCCCAGCGTGGAGGACACCATCAGCATCCTGCGTGGCCTGAAGGAGCGCTACGAGGTGCATCATGGCGTGCGCATCACCGACAGCGCCGTCATCGCGGCCGCGACGCTCTCGCATCGGTACATCACCGACCGGTTCCTGCCGGACAAGGCCATCGACCTGATCGACGAGGCGGCGGCCGCTCTGCGCATGCAGATCGACTCCAAGCCGGCCGAGTTGGACGAGATCGACCGGGAGATCATGCAATTGGAGATCGAGCGGGAGGCGCTGCGAAAGGAGAAGGATGAGGCCAGCCGGGAGCGCTTGCAGCGCATCGAGCAGGAGCTGGCTGAGCTGCGAGAGAAGAGCGCAGAGTTGACGGCCCGCTGGCAGGCGGAAAAGGAAGCCATCCAGAAGGTCCAGGATATCAAGAGCCAGATCGATCAGGTCCGCATCGAGATCGAGCAGGCGGAACGGGCCTACGATCTGCAGCGGGCTGCGGAGTTGCGATACGGCCGGCTGCGAGAGCTGGAGCAGGAGCTGGCCCAGGCGGAGGAGCGGCTGCGCGAGCTCCAGAGGGATGGCGCCCTCCTGAAGGAGGAGGTGGACGCGGAGGACATCGCGGCCATCGTCTCCAAGTGGACGGGTATCCCGGTGTCCAAGCTCCTGGAGAGCGAGCGAGAGAAGCTCCTGCGCATGGAGGAGCGATTGCATGAGCGGGTCGTCGGACAGGACGAGGCTATCCGGGCCGTCTCCGCAGCGGTGCGACGGGCGCGCGCCGGCCTGCAGGATCCCAATCGTCCCATCGGATCCTTCATCTTCCTGGGTCCGACGGGCGTGGGTAAGACGGAGCTGGCTCGGGCGCTGGCCGAGTTCCTGTTCGATGATGAGCGGAACATGATCCGCATCGACATGAGCGAGTACCAGGAGCGGCACACCGTCGCCCGACTGATCGGCGCCCCGCCCGGATACGTGGGCTACGAGGAGGGTGGCCAGCTAACGGAGGCGGTGCGACGGCGGCCGTACAGCGTGGTGCTCTTCGACGAGATCGAGAAGGCGCACCCGGAAGTGTTCAACGTGCTCTTGCAGGTATTGGATGACGGCCGGCTGACCGATGGTCAGGGGCGCACCGTGGACTTCCGCAATACCGTCATCATCATGACCAGCAACATCGGCAGCCAGTACATCTCGGAGCTGGTGCATGATGAGGAGGCGATGCGGCGGCAGGTGATGAACGTCTTGCGGCAGCACTTCCGGCCGGAGTTCCTGAACCGGATCGATGAGATCGTCATCTTCCATCCGCTGCAGCGGGAGCATCTGAAGGAGATCATCGAGATCCAGTTGCGACGGCTGCGGGAGCTCCTATCCGAGCGGAAGATCACCATCGAGCTGACCGATGCCGCTAAGGAGATCATCATCGACGAGGGGTACGATCCGGTGTACGGCGCCCGACCGTTGAAGCGAGTGCTGCAGCGACGTATCCAGGATCCGCTGGCTGTGAAGATCCTGGAGGGCGAGGTCCGTGACGGCGACCACGTCGTCGTGGACGCGAAGGACGGTGAGCTGACCTTCACCGTGGTCGCGCCGGAGCTGGATCGAGAGGTATGGGGCGAGACGGCATAAGCCGTTCGAGCGAGGATAAGACGGCCCAGGGATATTCCCCTGGGCCGTTTCCTTTCCAGCCGCTTTCCCTTCGGCGCGCGGCAGGGGCGAGGGTGGTTGATATCCGATCCGGAAGGGTGGCGCGAGGCGTCGTTGCGCTTACCGGACGGCGGTCGCGACGGCGTTGGAGGCCGTCTCCAGGTTGGATTGGGTGCTTTGCCCGACGGCGGAGAGCCCAGTTACCGCGATGACGAGGATCATCGCCAGGATCAGCGCGTACTCCGTGAGAGTGGATCCCTGTTCTTGGCATATTCGGCGCATAAGGTCTCTCCCGTGCTGTCTGTTCGGGGATGATGGCGTGGCGGTGTGGAAAAGGGTGCGATGGCTATTACACCCATAACGGCAATCTCCGCTTTCGTCAAGGGAGCGGAAGTACTACATCCCGCCGATGGTGAACTCCCAGACATCTCCTCAGACAAGTGTGGAGCTTACTCAGACGTCACCCACATGGAAGTGGATCGTCTCCGCCCCAACCGTTTGACGCGCACATTGTCGATGCGGCCGTGACTTCGATCGTTGGTCACGCCGATGCCGGTCCCCAGGATGGGGTGTGGGTCGTAATATTGGATCACCAACGTGCCGTTCAGGTATACCTGGATATTGTTGCCGTGTGTGACCACCCGATATCGTTGCCATCGTGTGGGATCTACGCCGATATCCGCCCACGCCAGCCAGGGCTTCCATCGCCCGTTTTGCATTTTGGCCAGCTCCAGAACGCCATCCTTTTTGGGGACGAGGGCGTAGTAGTTGTCCTTGTCCTTCCAGCGGAAGACCACTCGGGTGACATTCCAGATATGCCAGAGGCCCGGACGGTCCGTCTTCAAATCGAGGGTGTAGTCGAAGTCGGGCTCTGTGACAAAGGCGATGGCCTTGGCCCATTTCTTGCGTGAATAGAACGTGCCATCCCGATCGATCATCCACTTGCCGTGGATGAACACCCAACGCAATCGGCAGACCTTTCCACCCTGCTTGCATGCCTTCGAATGCTTACCGCTGTGACTGTCGTGGGCGTCTTCTCGTCTATTCCCCCGGCGCTTGTGGTGATCCCTCTCCTCTTCATCCCTTTCATGGGGCTCTCGGTGGCGATCGTCATCTCGACTCTTGGCGGGAGCGGCTTCCTTCTCCCCGTTATCGTTGTGCTCCTCGAAGTCATCCACCCACTCCTCAGCATCGACGGCAACGGCGACGGCCTGGGAAGCCGCCTCCAGGTTCGCATTGGTGCGCTGCCCCAGCGCGGAGACGCTAACCGCTGCAAGGGCAAGGATGGCAGATAGGATCAACGCGTACTCGGCGATACTGGCTCCTTGCTCTTGGCGGATCTTGCGCATATCCCCTCCGTAAAGAGAAACTTCCATGGATTCCCACTTGGGGATGATCTTTATTTCCCAATCAGTAGAAATAGCAATGGCTGACGGTCCCGTCAAGAGGGTAGAAGTACCGGTGAGGGACTGCCTCGCTGGACCATGGAGGCGCCATTTCCTGTTTGACGATCCTTCTGGCTCCGGGCATAATGCTGGCCACATTCCCTTCCTTGGAGGCGCGCATGACCGTACAGGCGTTGCAGATGCATCCCGATGACAACGTGGCGCTGGCTACCATGGAGTTAATGGCCGGCCAGGAGATCTCCGTCGGCGAGACGACCGTGATGCTGCGCCAAGCGATCCCCTTCGGTCATAAGTTCGCCTGTCGCCCCATCGGCCGGGGTGATGCGGTGCTCAAGTACGGCCAGCCCAT contains the following coding sequences:
- the clpB gene encoding ATP-dependent chaperone ClpB; the protein is MRFDRFTQRAQEAVLEAQNLAQEYGHPQIEPEHLLKALIEQEGGVVPSVLNRIGVDPQLVLQSVEQALAAKPRATGAAVQIGMSRELAEILEEAEDIAQNMRDEYTSTEHLLMAMAQPKAGAVRELLARHGVDYNAIMQALASVRGSQRVTSPNPEAQYEALAKYGRDLTDEARKGKLDPVIGRDEEIRRVIQILSRRTKNNPVLIGEPGVGKTAIVEGLAQRIVRGDVPTTLRDKRIVQLDLGALVAGAKYRGEFEERLKAVLKEIQSAEGQIILFIDEMHTLVGAGAAEGAMDASNMLKPMLARGELHAIGATTLDEYRKHIEKDPALERRFQPVFVDEPSVEDTISILRGLKERYEVHHGVRITDSAVIAAATLSHRYITDRFLPDKAIDLIDEAAAALRMQIDSKPAELDEIDREIMQLEIEREALRKEKDEASRERLQRIEQELAELREKSAELTARWQAEKEAIQKVQDIKSQIDQVRIEIEQAERAYDLQRAAELRYGRLRELEQELAQAEERLRELQRDGALLKEEVDAEDIAAIVSKWTGIPVSKLLESEREKLLRMEERLHERVVGQDEAIRAVSAAVRRARAGLQDPNRPIGSFIFLGPTGVGKTELARALAEFLFDDERNMIRIDMSEYQERHTVARLIGAPPGYVGYEEGGQLTEAVRRRPYSVVLFDEIEKAHPEVFNVLLQVLDDGRLTDGQGRTVDFRNTVIIMTSNIGSQYISELVHDEEAMRRQVMNVLRQHFRPEFLNRIDEIVIFHPLQREHLKEIIEIQLRRLRELLSERKITIELTDAAKEIIIDEGYDPVYGARPLKRVLQRRIQDPLAVKILEGEVRDGDHVVVDAKDGELTFTVVAPELDREVWGETA